In a single window of the Streptomyces sp. NBC_00285 genome:
- the pruA gene encoding L-glutamate gamma-semialdehyde dehydrogenase translates to MDAVTQVPTPVNEPVHGYAPGSPERARLEARLKELAENPVDLPMTIGGEKRLGGGEAFQVVQPHNHKAVLGTYRNATQQDAQDAIDAALAAAPAWRAMAFDDRAAIILRAAELLAGPWRETLAASTMLGQSKTAQQAEIDCPCELVDFWRFNVKYARDLLAEQPPANSPGVWNRLDHRPLEGFVYAITPFNFTAIAGNLPTAPALMGNVVVWKPSPTQTHAAVLLMRLLEEAGLPKGVINLVTGDGIEVSKVALEHRDLAGIHFTGSTKTFQHLWKTVGANIEKYRTYPRLVGETGGKDFVVAHPSADPGILKTALTRGAFEYQGQKCSATSRAYIPASIWNSGFREEFAAEVDGITMGDVTDFSHFIGAVIDERAFAKNKAAIDRAHADPTCTVVAGGSYDDSVGYFVRPTVVECSDPANEVFTTEYFGPFLAVYVYEDEKYDEMLTQMESASDYALTGSVISGDRAAAAYTMEKLRYAAGNFYINDKSTGAVVGQQPFGGGRASGTNDKAGAPQNLQRWTLTRAIKETLVPPTDYPYPHMG, encoded by the coding sequence ATGGACGCTGTGACCCAGGTCCCCACCCCCGTCAACGAGCCGGTGCACGGCTACGCCCCCGGCTCGCCCGAGCGGGCCCGGCTGGAGGCCAGGCTCAAGGAGCTGGCCGAGAACCCGGTCGACCTGCCGATGACCATCGGCGGCGAGAAGCGTCTCGGCGGCGGCGAGGCCTTCCAGGTCGTGCAGCCGCACAACCACAAGGCCGTCCTCGGCACGTACCGCAACGCCACCCAGCAGGACGCCCAGGACGCCATCGACGCGGCCCTCGCCGCCGCCCCCGCCTGGCGCGCGATGGCCTTCGACGACCGTGCCGCGATCATCCTGCGCGCCGCTGAACTGCTCGCCGGCCCCTGGCGCGAGACCCTCGCCGCCTCCACCATGCTCGGCCAGTCCAAGACCGCCCAGCAGGCCGAGATCGACTGTCCCTGCGAGCTGGTCGACTTCTGGCGCTTCAACGTCAAGTACGCCCGTGACCTGCTCGCCGAGCAGCCCCCGGCGAACTCCCCGGGCGTCTGGAACCGCCTCGACCACCGCCCGCTGGAGGGCTTCGTCTACGCGATCACGCCGTTCAACTTCACGGCCATCGCGGGCAACCTCCCGACCGCGCCCGCGCTCATGGGCAACGTGGTCGTGTGGAAGCCGTCCCCGACGCAGACCCACGCCGCCGTACTGCTCATGCGGCTCCTTGAGGAGGCGGGCCTGCCCAAGGGCGTCATCAACCTCGTCACCGGCGACGGCATCGAGGTCTCCAAGGTCGCTCTGGAGCACCGGGACCTCGCGGGCATCCACTTCACCGGCTCGACGAAGACCTTCCAGCACCTGTGGAAGACGGTCGGCGCCAACATCGAGAAGTACCGCACGTATCCGCGTCTGGTCGGCGAGACGGGCGGCAAGGACTTCGTGGTGGCCCACCCTTCGGCTGACCCCGGGATCCTGAAGACGGCCCTGACCCGCGGTGCCTTCGAGTACCAGGGCCAGAAGTGCTCGGCGACCTCCCGGGCGTACATCCCGGCGTCGATCTGGAACAGCGGCTTCCGTGAGGAGTTCGCCGCCGAGGTCGACGGCATCACCATGGGCGACGTCACCGACTTCTCCCACTTCATCGGCGCGGTCATCGACGAGCGCGCCTTCGCCAAGAACAAGGCCGCCATCGACCGCGCCCACGCGGACCCCACCTGCACGGTCGTCGCGGGCGGCTCCTACGACGACTCGGTCGGGTACTTCGTCCGCCCGACCGTCGTCGAGTGCTCGGACCCGGCGAACGAGGTCTTCACGACCGAATACTTCGGCCCGTTCCTCGCGGTGTACGTCTACGAGGACGAGAAGTACGACGAGATGCTGACCCAGATGGAGTCGGCGTCCGACTACGCGCTGACGGGCTCGGTGATCTCCGGCGACCGCGCGGCGGCGGCGTACACGATGGAGAAGCTGCGCTACGCGGCCGGCAACTTCTACATCAACGACAAGTCCACCGGTGCCGTGGTCGGCCAGCAGCCCTTCGGCGGCGGCCGCGCCTCCGGCACCAACGACAAGGCCGGCGCCCCGCAGAACCTCCAGCGCTGGACCCTGACCCGCGCCATCAAGGAGACCCTGGTCCCGCCGACCGACTACCCGTACCCGCACATGGGCTGA
- a CDS encoding alpha/beta fold hydrolase has protein sequence MTVITEDGVRLWASRSGEGEPLVLCHGGPGLWDMFGDVAAMLDDRATVIRWDQRGCGRSQRCAGPWTTDRFVADLDAVRHHFGLDRMALLGHSWGAQLALSYALAHPERVSTLIYVSGTGIGPVSDWHAAFRDNLTARLGAHREPPEKDPERAIRQWSADFADREDALEHARRMADPWFDINHACNRALNAETQLAWGTPALHTACRSLDVPVLVIDGAQDIRPRSAVDSLEAALPRVRRVMLPDAGHVPWAESPADFRDAVGDAL, from the coding sequence ATGACCGTGATCACCGAGGACGGCGTACGACTGTGGGCCTCGCGTTCGGGGGAGGGCGAGCCGTTGGTCCTGTGCCACGGCGGGCCGGGGCTGTGGGACATGTTCGGGGACGTGGCCGCGATGCTCGACGACCGGGCCACGGTGATCCGCTGGGACCAGCGCGGCTGCGGCCGCTCGCAGCGGTGCGCCGGACCGTGGACGACCGACCGTTTCGTGGCCGATCTCGACGCCGTCCGACATCACTTCGGCCTCGACCGGATGGCCCTCCTCGGTCATTCCTGGGGCGCGCAACTGGCGTTGAGCTACGCCCTCGCTCACCCGGAGCGGGTGAGCACGCTGATCTACGTCAGCGGGACAGGCATCGGACCGGTGTCGGACTGGCACGCCGCCTTCCGGGACAACCTCACGGCCCGCCTCGGCGCACACCGGGAGCCACCGGAGAAGGACCCGGAGCGGGCGATCCGCCAGTGGTCGGCCGACTTCGCGGACCGCGAGGACGCCCTGGAGCACGCCCGCCGCATGGCCGACCCGTGGTTCGACATCAACCACGCGTGCAACAGGGCCCTGAACGCCGAGACGCAACTCGCCTGGGGCACCCCCGCACTCCACACCGCCTGCCGGTCCCTCGACGTCCCCGTCCTGGTCATCGACGGAGCCCAGGACATCCGCCCGCGCTCGGCGGTGGACTCACTGGAGGCGGCGTTGCCGCGCGTGCGACGAGTCATGCTGCCCGATGCCGGCCATGTGCCGTGGGCGGAGTCCCCGGCGGACTTCAGGGACGCCGTCGGCGACGCCCTCTAG
- a CDS encoding NADP-dependent oxidoreductase, with protein sequence MSPTLCPPRRIPSTVPVMTALTVHQTARPTGFPTPGHFRFVESAVPSPAPGTALVENLYWSVDPYHREMMDGDFELNAPLEGRALGRVIASREPALPEGELVFHRKGWRTHSVVTPAEVRRLPSYEGVPLSAYLSVLGGTGLTAYVGLTRIARLREGEDLFVSAAAGGVGTATGRFARLLGAGRLIGSAGSPSKVRHLTEQVGYDAAFDYRTGPVADLLAKAAPDGIDLFVDNVGGEHLGAAIGALRERGRVVRVGTVGQYNTPDAPPAVFDHADVVEKSLRIEGFLVRNYLDVQQELYEFAVPHLLSGALALDETVVDGFDRIVEAFLSMLRGGNTGKILVRAAPDAPRP encoded by the coding sequence ATGAGCCCAACCCTCTGCCCACCCCGGCGCATTCCTTCTACGGTCCCGGTCATGACCGCGCTCACCGTGCACCAGACCGCCCGACCGACCGGCTTCCCGACCCCGGGGCACTTCCGCTTCGTGGAGTCCGCCGTCCCGTCGCCCGCCCCCGGAACGGCACTCGTCGAGAACCTCTACTGGTCGGTCGACCCCTACCACCGCGAAATGATGGACGGAGACTTCGAGTTGAACGCCCCGCTGGAGGGCCGCGCCCTCGGCAGGGTCATCGCCTCCCGGGAACCGGCCCTGCCGGAGGGTGAGTTGGTCTTCCACCGCAAGGGCTGGCGGACGCACTCGGTGGTGACCCCGGCCGAGGTGAGACGCCTGCCGTCCTACGAAGGCGTACCGCTCTCCGCGTACTTGAGCGTGCTCGGTGGCACCGGGCTGACGGCGTACGTCGGTCTCACCCGCATCGCCCGACTCCGTGAGGGCGAGGACCTGTTCGTGTCCGCGGCGGCCGGCGGGGTCGGCACGGCGACGGGCCGGTTCGCGCGACTGCTGGGCGCGGGGCGGTTGATCGGGAGCGCGGGCTCACCGTCGAAGGTCCGTCATCTGACCGAACAGGTCGGCTACGACGCTGCGTTCGACTACCGCACCGGCCCGGTCGCGGACCTCCTCGCGAAGGCCGCCCCCGACGGCATCGACCTGTTCGTGGACAACGTCGGCGGAGAACACCTGGGCGCGGCGATCGGAGCGTTGCGGGAACGCGGGCGCGTGGTCCGTGTCGGCACGGTCGGCCAGTACAACACCCCCGACGCACCGCCGGCCGTCTTCGACCACGCGGACGTGGTGGAGAAGAGCCTGCGCATCGAGGGCTTCCTGGTGCGCAACTACCTCGACGTCCAGCAGGAGTTGTACGAGTTCGCCGTACCGCACCTGCTCAGCGGGGCACTCGCACTGGACGAGACGGTGGTGGACGGGTTCGACCGGATCGTGGAGGCGTTCTTGTCGATGCTGCGGGGCGGGAACACCGGAAAGATCCTGGTGCGGGCGGCTCCCGACGCCCCGCGACCCTAG
- a CDS encoding LysR family transcriptional regulator — protein MVSTVVDLAPQELRILVAVAEEGGFSAAAPGLGTTQSAVSHAVRGIEGKLGVVLFERGRYGARPTPAGARAVAHARRVLRMLEALVRETRDTPRAEITGPLRVAAFRSAALHLLPPVLARLSARHPGIETTVTVVREIGPGTAGEVAEGRADLGIATLGTGAPVPPELVGDVLLEEPYSLVHPAGHPDPRSLPLVDWMENCSSYTRRWWAAQDWIPAATVRAEDDGAVLSMVGSGLGMAIMPALSLTAVPAGTEVTDLGPERPTRRVGYVTTPELAATAAVRALVRELRGSANPQVSGV, from the coding sequence ATGGTGAGCACGGTCGTCGATCTTGCGCCGCAGGAGCTGCGGATCCTGGTGGCGGTCGCCGAGGAGGGCGGGTTCTCGGCGGCCGCGCCCGGGCTCGGCACGACCCAGTCGGCCGTCTCGCACGCCGTGCGCGGCATCGAGGGCAAGCTGGGGGTCGTGCTGTTCGAGCGGGGCCGGTACGGGGCCCGGCCCACCCCCGCCGGTGCGCGGGCGGTGGCCCATGCCCGCCGGGTCCTGCGGATGCTGGAGGCGTTGGTGAGGGAGACCCGGGACACCCCCAGGGCCGAGATCACCGGCCCCCTCCGTGTCGCCGCCTTCCGCAGTGCCGCCCTGCATCTGCTGCCGCCGGTCCTGGCGCGGTTGTCCGCACGTCACCCCGGCATCGAGACGACCGTCACCGTCGTACGGGAGATCGGTCCCGGAACGGCCGGAGAGGTGGCCGAAGGGCGGGCCGACCTCGGGATCGCCACGCTCGGCACCGGTGCGCCGGTCCCGCCGGAGCTCGTCGGGGACGTACTCCTGGAGGAGCCGTACTCCCTGGTGCACCCGGCCGGCCACCCCGATCCGCGGTCGCTGCCGCTGGTGGACTGGATGGAGAACTGCTCCTCCTACACCCGGCGTTGGTGGGCCGCGCAGGACTGGATCCCCGCCGCGACCGTCCGTGCGGAGGACGACGGGGCCGTGCTGTCGATGGTGGGCAGCGGGCTCGGCATGGCGATCATGCCCGCGCTCTCCCTCACCGCGGTGCCGGCCGGTACGGAGGTCACCGACCTCGGGCCCGAGCGGCCCACCCGCCGGGTCGGTTACGTCACCACTCCCGAACTCGCCGCCACCGCGGCCGTCCGCGCGCTCGTCCGGGAACTGAGGGGATCGGCGAATCCGCAGGTCAGCGGGGTGTGA
- a CDS encoding purple acid phosphatase family protein, protein MDLPDFGIPAQLARRMSMAEQHEYLRTKLSRRRTLVTAGAVAGGLLTGCSPDGSSRAASTATPSATAGVHGSAVSPFGRHLAFGADPKTQMRISWQVPLAVRKPYVRVGTAPDDLSRKIDAEIRDLHTPGQTGVRLALDQYYLHAALDGLRPGTTYYYGVGHDGFDPADPGHRATIADFRTAPANPEKFVFTAFGDQGVGTAAAANDNLLLRRKPAFHLHAGDICYADSNGQGVTSDGYDPGFWDLFLKQNEGVARSVPWMVTTGNHDMEAWYSPDGYGGQLARWSLPDSGFDARAAPGVYSFTYGNVGVVALDANDVSYEIPANFGYTDGKQTTWLDRRLGELRATKGIDFVVVYFHHCAYSTSSHASDGGVRAQWLPLFEKHQVDLVINGHNHVYERTDAIRGGEVGRTVPVGGTTDPTRDGIVYVTAGGGGRDLYGFPAGVRESYEGRVHDHESVETFQWAKSKQARKETVEWSRVRYRGFSLLSVEVESGPRPRMTVSALAQSGERVDRFEVRRGA, encoded by the coding sequence ATGGACCTTCCCGACTTCGGTATTCCCGCACAGCTCGCGCGCCGGATGAGCATGGCCGAGCAGCACGAGTACCTGCGGACGAAGCTGTCCCGGCGCCGCACGCTGGTGACCGCGGGCGCGGTGGCGGGCGGCCTGCTGACCGGCTGCTCCCCCGACGGATCGTCCAGGGCGGCCTCCACCGCCACCCCCTCGGCCACAGCCGGGGTGCACGGCTCCGCCGTCTCCCCCTTCGGCCGCCACCTCGCCTTCGGCGCCGACCCGAAGACGCAGATGCGGATCTCCTGGCAGGTCCCGCTCGCGGTGCGGAAGCCGTACGTCCGCGTCGGGACGGCCCCCGACGACCTGAGCCGGAAGATCGACGCCGAGATCCGCGACCTGCACACCCCCGGGCAGACCGGAGTGCGCCTCGCGCTCGACCAGTACTACCTGCACGCGGCCCTGGACGGACTGCGCCCCGGCACGACCTACTACTACGGGGTCGGCCACGACGGCTTCGACCCGGCAGACCCCGGGCACCGCGCGACCATCGCCGACTTCCGCACGGCGCCGGCGAACCCGGAGAAGTTCGTCTTCACCGCCTTCGGCGACCAGGGTGTCGGCACCGCCGCCGCGGCCAACGACAACCTGCTGCTGCGCCGGAAACCCGCCTTCCACCTCCACGCCGGCGACATCTGCTACGCCGACAGCAACGGCCAGGGCGTCACGTCCGACGGCTACGACCCGGGCTTCTGGGACCTGTTCCTCAAGCAGAACGAGGGGGTCGCGCGGAGCGTGCCCTGGATGGTGACGACCGGCAACCACGACATGGAGGCCTGGTACTCGCCCGACGGCTACGGCGGCCAGCTCGCCCGCTGGTCCCTGCCGGACAGCGGCTTCGACGCGCGTGCGGCGCCGGGCGTGTACTCCTTCACGTACGGCAACGTCGGCGTCGTGGCACTGGACGCGAACGACGTGTCGTACGAGATTCCCGCCAACTTCGGTTACACGGACGGGAAGCAGACCACGTGGCTGGATCGGAGACTCGGCGAGCTGCGGGCGACGAAAGGGATCGACTTCGTCGTCGTCTACTTCCACCACTGCGCGTACTCGACGTCCTCGCACGCCTCCGACGGCGGGGTACGCGCGCAGTGGCTGCCGCTGTTCGAGAAGCATCAGGTCGATCTGGTGATCAACGGGCACAACCACGTGTACGAGCGCACGGACGCGATCCGTGGCGGCGAGGTCGGCCGGACGGTGCCGGTGGGCGGCACCACGGATCCCACGCGGGACGGGATCGTGTACGTCACGGCAGGCGGGGGCGGCCGGGATCTGTACGGCTTCCCCGCGGGTGTGCGGGAGAGCTACGAGGGACGCGTGCACGACCACGAGTCGGTCGAGACCTTCCAGTGGGCGAAGTCCAAGCAGGCCCGGAAGGAGACGGTGGAGTGGTCGCGGGTGCGTTACCGCGGGTTCTCGCTGCTCTCGGTGGAGGTGGAGAGCGGACCGCGGCCGCGGATGACGGTCTCGGCGCTCGCGCAGAGCGGGGAGCGCGTCGACCGGTTCGAGGTGCGGCGCGGCGCGTGA